A genomic segment from bacterium encodes:
- the kdsA gene encoding 3-deoxy-8-phosphooctulonate synthase, whose translation MTKELPIGDSVILGGKGSLGLIAGPCVIESEIHCLNTAEKLAGIAQELRVPFIFKTSYDKANRSSIHSYRGPGLKKGLEILKKVKKEAGVLVLTDVHLPTEVEPVAEVVDVIQIPAFLCRQTDLLIAAAETGKVVNVKKGQFMAPQDMAGPVEKIKSRGNERILLTERGTSFGYHNLVVDMRSLPIMRSFGFPVIFDATHAVQLPGGGESCSGGEREFVPCLARAAVAAGCDGVFLEVHPSPNQALCDGPNMISLEELKTLWPVLVSIHQLTTQVDRR comes from the coding sequence GAGTGAAATTCATTGCCTGAATACCGCTGAAAAGTTAGCCGGGATAGCTCAAGAACTTCGGGTCCCATTTATTTTTAAGACCTCTTACGATAAGGCCAACCGAAGTTCTATCCATTCCTATCGGGGACCGGGATTAAAAAAGGGGCTGGAAATCCTAAAAAAGGTAAAAAAAGAAGCCGGCGTCCTCGTCCTTACCGATGTCCACCTGCCCACTGAGGTGGAGCCGGTAGCTGAGGTAGTCGATGTTATCCAGATCCCGGCTTTTCTCTGCCGACAGACCGACCTCTTGATTGCTGCGGCCGAAACAGGGAAGGTAGTCAATGTGAAAAAAGGGCAATTTATGGCGCCCCAAGATATGGCCGGCCCAGTGGAGAAGATCAAATCAAGAGGAAATGAGCGAATCCTGCTTACTGAGAGAGGCACAAGTTTTGGCTATCACAATTTAGTGGTCGATATGCGGTCTTTGCCTATTATGAGATCCTTTGGTTTTCCAGTTATCTTTGATGCTACCCACGCCGTTCAACTTCCTGGTGGGGGAGAAAGTTGTTCCGGGGGGGAGAGAGAATTTGTGCCTTGTTTAGCCCGGGCGGCCGTGGCGGCCGGTTGTGATGGAGTTTTCCTTGAGGTCCACCCTTCGCCGAATCAAGCCCTGTGCGATGGACCTAATATGATCAGCCTGGAAGAACTCAAGACCCTCTGGCCTGTCCTGGTCTCTATACATCAATTAACTACTCAGGTAGATAGGCGCTGA